From a single Peromyscus maniculatus bairdii isolate BWxNUB_F1_BW_parent chromosome 4, HU_Pman_BW_mat_3.1, whole genome shotgun sequence genomic region:
- the Cdk9 gene encoding cyclin-dependent kinase 9 produces the protein MQRDAPPRAPAPAPRLPAPPIGAANSTGGGGGGGGSGGGGGSSAAPAPPGLSGTTSPRGPGGGRRPEEAGSAPRGRKWPWRRKWRGRGGAWSVAGPGAAGAAAGGGGGALEAAMAKQYDSVECPFCDEVTKYEKLAKIGQGTFGEVFKAKHRQTGQKVALKKVLMENEKEGFPITALREIKILQLLKHENVVNLIEICRTKASPYNRCKGSIYLVFDFCEHDLAGLLSNVLVKFTLSEIKRVMQMLLNGLYYIHRNKILHRDMKAANVLITRDGVLKLADFGLARAFSLAKNSQPNRYTNRVVTLWYRPPELLLGERDYGPPIDLWGAGCIMAEMWTRSPIMQGNTEQHQLALISQLCGSITPEVWPNVDKYELFEKLELVKGQKRKVKDRLKAYVRDPYALDLIDKLLVLDPAQRIDSDDALNHDFFWSDPMPSDLKGMLSTHLTSMFEYLAPPRRKGSQITQQSTNQSRNPATTNQTEFERVF, from the exons ATGCAGCGGGACGCACCGCCGCGAGCCCCAGCCCCAGCGCCACGGCTCCCTGCGCCCCCGATCGGAGCCGCCAACAGcactggcggcggcggcggaggcggggGTAGTGGCGGCGGCGGAGGCTCCTCTGCAGCTCCGGCTCCCCCTGGCCTCTCGGGAACTACAAGTCCCAGGGGGCCTGGCGGCGGGCGGAGACCGGAAGAGGCGGGATCGGCACCTCGAGGCCGGAAGTGGCCTTGGAGGCGGAAGTGGCGCGGCCGCGGAGGGGCCTGGAGTGTGGCGGGACCGGGAGCGGCGGGAGCTGCGgctgggggcggcggcggcgcgctgGAGGCGGCCATGGCCAAGCAGTACGACTCAGTGGAATGCCCGTTTTGCGATGAGGTCACCAAATACGAGAAACTTGCCAAGATCGGCCAAGGCACCTTCGG GGAAGTGTTCAAAGCCAAGCACCGTCAGACGGGCCAGAAGGTGGCTCTGAAGAAAGTGTTGATGGAGAATGAGAAGGAGGGG tTCCCCATCACAGCCTTGCGGGAAATCAAGATTCTACAGCTCCTAAAACATGAGAATGTGGTCAACCTAATTGAGATTTGTCGAACCAAAG CTTCCCCCTATAACCGTTGCAAGGGCAGTATCTATCTGGTGTTTGACTTCTGTGAGCATGACCTTGCTGGGCTGCTGAGCAACGTCTTAGTCAAGTTCACACTGTCGGAGATCAAGAGGGTGATGCAGATGCTGTTGAATGGACTCTACTACATCCACAGGAAcaag ATCCTGCACAGGGATATGAAGGCTGCCAATGTGCTCATCACCCGGGATGGGGTCCTGAAGCTGGCAGATTTTGGGCTGGCCCGTGCATTCAGCCTAGCTAAGAACAGCCAGCCCAACCGCTATACCAACCGAGTGGTGACATTGTGGTACCGGCCCCCGGAGCTGTTGCTCG GAGAGCGGGACTACGGCCCGCCCATTGACCTGTGGGGTGCTGGGTGCATCATGGCAGAGATGTGGACTCGCAGCCCTATCATGCAGGGCAACACGGAGCAGCACCAGCTTGCCCTCATCAGCCAGCTCTGTGGCTCCATCACCCCGGAG GTGTGGCCGAATGTGGACAAGTATGAGCTCTTTGAAAAGCTGGAACTGGTCAAGGGCCAGAAGCGGAAGGTGAAGGACCGGCTGAAGGCCTACGTCCGTGACCCCTATGCTCTGGACCTCATCGACAAGCTGCTGGTGCTCGACCCCGCACAGCGGATTGACAGTGACGACGCGCTCAACCACGACTTCTTCTGGTCAGACCCCATGCCCTCGGACCTCAAGGGCATGCTGTCGACCCACCTGACGTCTATGTTTGAGTACCTGGCACCACCACGGCGGAAGGGCAGCCAGATCACTCAGCAGTCCACCAACCAGAGCCGAAATCCAGCTACTACCAACCAGACGGAATTTGAGCGCGTCTTCTGA